A genomic window from Blastococcus saxobsidens DD2 includes:
- a CDS encoding Mu transposase domain-containing protein, which yields MTDRFLRRAGKDCLVSFEPSRYSIPATEVTAGMTVELRVGPETVAIHAIGADPRQLTGHRRARHRGDDQIDLAHWEGLPDGHTRAVTLGDPAEQQQPLGDRLEPMPLLLERPDLGVAVARRDPRVYDQAAGLAGTIGRAA from the coding sequence GTGACCGACCGGTTCCTGCGCCGGGCCGGCAAGGACTGCCTGGTCTCCTTCGAGCCCTCCCGCTACTCCATCCCGGCCACCGAGGTGACCGCGGGGATGACGGTGGAGCTGCGGGTCGGCCCGGAGACGGTGGCCATTCACGCGATCGGCGCCGATCCGCGGCAACTCACCGGGCACCGGCGGGCCCGGCACCGCGGGGACGACCAGATCGACCTCGCGCACTGGGAGGGACTGCCCGACGGACACACCCGGGCGGTCACCCTCGGCGATCCGGCCGAGCAGCAGCAGCCCCTCGGCGATCGGCTGGAGCCGATGCCGCTGCTGCTCGAGCGGCCCGACCTGGGCGTTGCGGTGGCCCGCCGCGACCCCAGGGTCTACGACCAGGCTGCGGGTCTGGCCGGCACGATCGGCCGTGCCGCATGA
- a CDS encoding SDR family NAD(P)-dependent oxidoreductase codes for MALHRSAGLVRYNFSDRVVVVTGASRGIGAGIATAFARAGARLVINGRDAAALEHAVGDLRELGAEAVGVRADLRSPEGARDLIDTAVATFGTIDVLVNNAGGNFALPLAELSQNGWRAQVETNLSSVFYCAQACYPVFQAQGGGLIVNIGSVAADAAHPGRAAYGAAKAGVAALTKTMAWEWAPAGIRVNCVAPGAVHTPASRFSGGDAAGQVAGHVPLGRLGEPEDVANSCLFLCSEGADYITGITLRVDGGPSTALAADGVREIAQDVHA; via the coding sequence ATGGCCCTCCACCGATCCGCAGGACTCGTGCGGTACAACTTCTCCGACCGCGTCGTCGTGGTCACCGGCGCCTCGCGGGGGATCGGGGCCGGCATAGCGACGGCGTTCGCGCGCGCGGGGGCTCGGCTGGTCATCAACGGCCGGGACGCCGCAGCACTGGAACACGCGGTCGGCGACCTGCGGGAACTCGGTGCCGAAGCAGTGGGTGTCCGCGCGGACCTGCGGTCCCCCGAAGGCGCCCGCGACCTCATCGACACCGCGGTCGCCACCTTCGGCACCATCGACGTCCTGGTGAACAACGCGGGCGGCAACTTTGCACTGCCGCTCGCGGAGCTGAGCCAAAACGGGTGGCGGGCGCAGGTCGAGACGAACCTCAGCAGCGTCTTCTACTGCGCCCAGGCCTGCTACCCGGTGTTCCAGGCTCAAGGCGGGGGCCTGATCGTCAACATCGGGTCGGTCGCCGCCGATGCCGCACACCCGGGGCGGGCTGCGTACGGGGCAGCGAAGGCCGGCGTCGCGGCGCTCACCAAGACGATGGCGTGGGAATGGGCACCAGCCGGAATCCGAGTCAACTGCGTCGCGCCCGGCGCCGTGCACACCCCCGCATCCAGGTTCTCCGGCGGCGACGCCGCTGGCCAAGTGGCTGGCCACGTGCCACTGGGACGGCTCGGCGAGCCGGAGGACGTGGCGAACTCCTGCCTGTTCCTCTGCTCGGAAGGAGCGGACTACATCACCGGGATCACGTTGCGTGTCGACGGCGGCCCCTCCACTGCCCTGGCCGCCGACGGTGTCCGGGAGATCGCGCAGGACGTGCACGCATGA
- a CDS encoding DDE-type integrase/transposase/recombinase has translation MRYVYSFHMTLSYSRDPFCCFTTSLDLATFFGCHLRAFAHFGGVPGSIVYDRTKTIVRRHVAPGRTVPIHPEAAAFAEHYGFAIDVLAARRPTGKGRVERQVLIVREHVLAGRAFGSLDDLMRRSVTGCRSAAAKCIAPTGRSSACGRRPTGPRCCRCRRRNIG, from the coding sequence GTGCGCTACGTCTACTCGTTCCACATGACCCTGTCGTATTCGCGGGATCCGTTCTGCTGCTTCACCACCAGCCTGGATCTGGCCACCTTCTTCGGCTGCCACCTGCGGGCGTTCGCGCACTTCGGCGGGGTGCCGGGCAGCATCGTCTACGACCGCACGAAGACGATCGTGCGCCGGCACGTGGCACCGGGGCGGACAGTGCCGATCCATCCGGAGGCCGCGGCGTTCGCCGAGCACTACGGGTTCGCCATCGACGTGCTCGCCGCCCGCCGCCCGACCGGCAAAGGCCGGGTGGAACGGCAGGTGCTCATCGTCCGCGAGCATGTGCTCGCCGGCCGCGCCTTTGGCAGCCTCGACGATCTGATGCGGCGTTCGGTGACTGGTTGCCGATCCGCCGCGGCCAAGTGCATCGCACCCACGGGCAGGTCATCGGCGTGCGGGCGGAGGCCGACCGGGCCGCGTTGCTGCCGATGCCGCAGGCGGAATATCGGGTGA
- a CDS encoding ABC transporter ATP-binding protein: MTPSGAAVKLTNVHHGFFHGDKFVRALWDFSLEIQPGQLLLVVGPSGCGKTTILTMVSGLLQPGRGTVTVDGAPVTSPRPVIAYMQVRDALMPWRNVQQNVEFGLEVHGAKPNECREKAAEWIKRVGLKNFARSRVGQLSQGMRQRVAIARTLAQETQMHSYGRTVRSSRRPKSGPTERGIPVPLVGAGSDSHLRDA, from the coding sequence ATGACGCCCTCCGGGGCCGCCGTGAAGCTGACAAACGTGCACCACGGATTCTTCCACGGCGATAAGTTTGTACGTGCTCTCTGGGATTTCTCCTTGGAGATCCAACCCGGCCAACTCCTCTTGGTGGTTGGGCCGTCCGGATGCGGCAAGACCACCATTCTGACGATGGTGTCAGGCCTCCTGCAGCCGGGCCGCGGAACCGTCACCGTCGATGGCGCTCCCGTGACGTCACCCCGCCCGGTCATCGCCTACATGCAGGTGCGTGATGCACTGATGCCTTGGCGTAACGTTCAACAAAATGTTGAGTTCGGGCTCGAGGTGCACGGAGCGAAGCCTAATGAGTGCAGGGAGAAGGCGGCCGAATGGATCAAGCGCGTCGGACTGAAGAACTTCGCTCGCTCACGGGTTGGGCAGTTGTCACAGGGTATGCGTCAACGGGTCGCCATCGCGAGAACTCTTGCGCAGGAAACCCAGATGCATTCTTATGGTCGGACCGTTCGCAGCTCTCGACGCCCAAAATCGGGCCCTACAGAAAGAGGCATTCCTGTCCCTCTGGTCGGCGCAGGGAGCGACAGTCATCTTCGTGACGCATGA
- the istB gene encoding IS21-like element helper ATPase IstB — MTEQLARPAEGLVADRIRRHAERLLLRHLATEAPDLAARAETAQLGYLDFLDLVLEEEVDVREGRRFRNALKLSGLPHHKTFDEFDFAFQPDLDPRRVRDLATLGFVRAHSNVALLGPPGVGKTHVAVALAVAACQAGFSIYFTSVDDLVRQLREAEALGRFAKKLQTYLKPAVLVLDEVGYLPLSRAEANMLFQLVARRYERGSIILTSNKAFSEWGAITGDEVLVTAILDRLLHHCDVLPINGPATG; from the coding sequence ATGACCGAGCAACTTGCCCGGCCGGCCGAGGGGCTGGTCGCCGACCGGATCCGCCGGCACGCCGAACGCCTGCTGCTGCGTCACCTGGCCACCGAGGCACCCGATCTGGCCGCCCGAGCCGAGACCGCCCAGCTGGGCTATCTGGACTTCCTCGATCTCGTGCTCGAAGAAGAGGTTGACGTGCGGGAGGGACGGCGGTTCCGCAACGCGCTGAAACTCTCCGGGCTGCCGCACCACAAGACCTTCGACGAGTTCGACTTCGCCTTCCAGCCCGACCTCGACCCGCGCCGAGTACGCGACCTGGCCACTCTCGGATTCGTACGGGCGCACTCCAACGTGGCCCTGCTCGGCCCGCCCGGGGTGGGCAAGACCCACGTCGCCGTCGCCCTGGCCGTGGCCGCCTGCCAGGCCGGCTTCTCGATCTATTTCACCAGCGTCGACGACCTCGTCCGCCAGCTGCGCGAGGCGGAGGCGCTGGGCCGGTTCGCGAAGAAGCTGCAGACCTACCTCAAACCGGCGGTCCTCGTCCTCGACGAGGTCGGCTATCTGCCGCTGAGCCGGGCCGAAGCCAACATGCTGTTCCAGCTGGTCGCCCGCCGCTACGAACGCGGCTCGATCATCCTGACGTCGAACAAGGCGTTCTCCGAATGGGGCGCCATCACCGGCGACGAGGTGCTTGTCACCGCCATCCTCGATCGACTGCTGCACCACTGCGACGTGCTCCCCATCAACGGCCCAGCTACCGGCTGA
- a CDS encoding DUF6282 family protein produces MRLPIGALDLHVHSYPDLMPRSVDDLQLARLARDSGMAGFVLKSHYAPTAERAWLVRQVVPEIRAVGSIVLNHFVGGLNPLAVEALARAGGRVIYMPTSDAANEADVLNIWDPGRELPPYLQIKQELIGKGRLGPPISLLDDAGELSRETLAVLEVIRDYDLVLATGHISRDETLKLAQNAHAAGIGRIVVTHPESPHIDIGVEEQLSLLQYGVVFERCFAYLQEPDVLRKAFAAVHATGVSNNVLSSDLGAVTREDPVAGLRAFAELARNSGFSDVDVQAMFAVNPSRLLGHC; encoded by the coding sequence ATGAGACTCCCGATTGGGGCGCTGGATCTGCACGTGCACAGCTACCCAGACCTCATGCCGCGCAGCGTCGATGATCTCCAGCTGGCCAGACTGGCTCGGGACTCGGGTATGGCTGGTTTTGTCTTGAAGTCGCACTATGCTCCCACGGCGGAGAGGGCATGGCTGGTCCGACAGGTCGTACCTGAGATTCGCGCTGTAGGTTCTATCGTTCTGAACCACTTCGTCGGCGGGTTGAATCCCCTTGCGGTTGAAGCCTTGGCGAGGGCTGGTGGCCGAGTCATCTACATGCCGACGTCGGATGCTGCCAACGAGGCCGACGTCCTGAACATCTGGGACCCGGGACGTGAGCTGCCTCCCTACCTACAGATCAAACAGGAGTTGATTGGGAAAGGCCGCCTGGGCCCACCCATCTCACTGCTAGACGATGCTGGGGAGCTCAGTCGAGAAACGTTGGCTGTGCTGGAGGTCATCAGAGATTACGATCTAGTACTGGCGACGGGTCACATCTCGCGAGATGAGACCCTGAAGCTTGCCCAGAATGCGCACGCAGCGGGCATAGGGCGCATAGTCGTAACTCATCCAGAGTCACCGCATATCGATATCGGGGTCGAAGAACAATTGAGTCTTCTGCAGTATGGTGTCGTCTTTGAGCGCTGTTTCGCCTATCTGCAGGAGCCGGACGTGCTGAGGAAGGCGTTTGCAGCCGTTCACGCAACCGGCGTGAGTAACAATGTGCTGTCGAGCGACCTGGGTGCCGTGACACGGGAGGACCCTGTGGCCGGCCTCAGGGCATTCGCTGAACTTGCCCGAAACAGCGGCTTCTCCGACGTCGACGTCCAGGCCATGTTCGCCGTTAACCCTTCCAGGCTCCTTGGACACTGCTGA
- a CDS encoding ABC transporter permease, translating into MLVVFLGGWWLAWRTEIVNPLFISSPIEVVRALGVLLSTSETWSDIWATLMASILALVVGSVLGVLTGILFAASPAIRRGLNPYLALINGIPRPALAPIFTLWFGLGATPKVIVGASLVYFVLLLNTLAGMTSISADIITLARSLGMSRMQLFRLVQFPGSLPSIIAGLRLVAVYSFLGVVVSEIVASYTGLGQLLVQYTNQLDTAWPFVVVAIMSTMAVLLDTAVRLLQRRGRRGMTYRREWLRPPLQGHCVGCRMEAS; encoded by the coding sequence GTGCTCGTCGTCTTCTTAGGCGGCTGGTGGTTAGCTTGGAGAACGGAGATCGTCAATCCGCTATTTATCAGTAGCCCGATTGAGGTCGTCCGAGCCCTCGGGGTACTGCTGAGCACGTCCGAGACCTGGAGCGATATCTGGGCCACCTTAATGGCCTCGATCCTCGCCTTGGTAGTCGGCTCTGTCTTGGGCGTCCTTACTGGCATTCTCTTTGCCGCCTCGCCAGCAATCCGCAGGGGGCTGAACCCGTACTTGGCGCTAATCAACGGCATTCCGCGGCCCGCGCTCGCGCCCATCTTTACTCTGTGGTTCGGCCTGGGCGCGACACCGAAGGTCATTGTCGGCGCGAGCTTGGTGTACTTCGTCTTGTTGTTGAACACGCTGGCGGGCATGACGAGTATAAGTGCTGACATCATCACCTTGGCCCGATCGCTCGGCATGTCGCGGATGCAACTCTTTCGACTGGTGCAATTCCCGGGCTCACTGCCGAGTATCATCGCCGGCCTCCGGTTAGTTGCCGTCTACTCCTTTCTTGGAGTAGTCGTTTCGGAAATCGTCGCTTCGTATACCGGTCTTGGTCAGCTGCTGGTTCAATACACGAACCAGCTGGACACTGCCTGGCCCTTCGTCGTCGTGGCCATTATGTCAACGATGGCCGTCCTGCTGGATACGGCTGTTCGATTGCTGCAGAGAAGGGGTCGGAGAGGTATGACCTACCGCAGGGAATGGCTGCGGCCGCCCCTACAAGGCCATTGTGTCGGTTGCCGGATGGAGGCGTCGTAA
- a CDS encoding acyl-CoA carboxylase subunit beta, giving the protein MPFEELITEHKRREAAALAMGGPAKLAGRAESGALNARERVDLLFDAGTFTETGRYGTSNLPEVRDSTPTDGKVTGFGAIEGRPAGVVSYDFTVKGASSSQTSNKKMQHIKDVGAERGMPVVYFCESTGVRMPDIMGGVGMGGMNDKTRFLRRRESPWASAVFGYAFGSAAWHAVAADFAVIRKGAVMAVSSPGLVSMATGQTVDRETLGGWKLHSQVTGFADAVADTDDEAVEAVRRFLSYLPSHRDEPPPVTGVPAGSGARVGELLGLLPESQSQVYDVKKVIDAIVDEGSMFELKARYARNAVTTLARLDGHSVGIVASNPLSKGGAVDADACDKITSFLVLCDSYNIPLVFLVDQPGFLVGVEAERQKIAGKVVNWMNALSLVTVPKVTVLMRKSYGQAFVNMGAANTADTVAAWWTASISFMDPRSAVRVVHGITPDEDPERYDRLLQNMSRDNTAYDLASVYGAADVIDPRETRAYLLDNLGIYQKRRTEGVGEHLLSNWPTSY; this is encoded by the coding sequence CCGGCGAAGCTCGCGGGCCGCGCCGAGAGCGGTGCGCTCAACGCCCGCGAGCGCGTGGACCTGCTCTTCGATGCCGGAACCTTCACCGAGACCGGTCGTTACGGCACCTCCAACCTGCCCGAGGTCCGCGACTCCACCCCCACCGACGGGAAGGTCACCGGTTTCGGCGCGATCGAGGGGCGCCCGGCCGGCGTCGTCTCCTACGACTTCACGGTCAAGGGCGCCTCCAGCAGCCAGACGAGCAACAAGAAGATGCAGCACATCAAGGACGTCGGCGCCGAGCGCGGAATGCCGGTCGTGTACTTCTGCGAGTCCACCGGAGTGCGCATGCCCGACATCATGGGCGGCGTCGGCATGGGCGGCATGAACGACAAGACGCGGTTCCTGCGGCGCCGGGAGAGCCCCTGGGCCTCGGCGGTCTTCGGGTACGCGTTCGGGTCGGCCGCCTGGCACGCCGTCGCAGCCGACTTCGCGGTGATTCGCAAAGGAGCCGTGATGGCGGTTTCCAGTCCCGGACTGGTCAGCATGGCCACCGGGCAGACCGTGGACCGCGAGACCCTCGGCGGCTGGAAACTGCACTCGCAGGTGACCGGGTTCGCCGATGCGGTCGCCGACACCGACGATGAGGCGGTCGAGGCGGTCCGTCGGTTCCTTTCCTACCTGCCGAGCCATCGAGACGAGCCACCGCCGGTCACCGGGGTCCCGGCTGGGTCGGGGGCCAGGGTGGGAGAGCTCCTGGGGCTGCTGCCGGAGTCGCAGTCCCAGGTCTACGACGTGAAGAAGGTCATCGACGCCATCGTCGACGAGGGTTCCATGTTCGAGCTCAAGGCTCGCTACGCACGCAACGCGGTGACGACGCTGGCCCGACTCGACGGGCACAGCGTCGGCATCGTCGCAAGCAACCCGCTGAGCAAGGGCGGCGCCGTCGACGCGGATGCCTGCGACAAGATCACCAGCTTTCTGGTTCTCTGCGACTCGTACAACATCCCGCTCGTCTTCCTCGTCGACCAGCCGGGCTTCCTGGTCGGCGTCGAGGCCGAACGCCAGAAGATCGCCGGCAAGGTCGTCAACTGGATGAACGCGCTGTCGCTCGTCACGGTCCCGAAGGTGACGGTGCTGATGCGCAAGAGCTATGGGCAGGCCTTCGTCAACATGGGCGCGGCCAACACCGCGGACACGGTGGCGGCCTGGTGGACGGCGAGCATCAGCTTCATGGACCCCCGGTCCGCCGTCCGTGTGGTCCACGGCATCACGCCCGACGAGGACCCGGAGAGGTACGACCGGCTGCTGCAGAACATGTCCCGCGACAACACCGCTTACGACCTGGCGTCGGTGTACGGCGCCGCTGACGTCATCGACCCGCGGGAGACCCGGGCTTACCTCCTGGACAACCTCGGCATCTACCAGAAGAGGCGGACCGAGGGCGTGGGCGAGCACCTGTTGAGCAACTGGCCGACGAGTTACTGA